AAGTCAtaataaagagagaaagttattctttttattctaatgTATCTTATCTTTTGTGTCTAGAAGCTAAAGTTGTTTAGAGTTAAGTGTTAATAGCTAGGCAAAGGAGCTAAGTTCAAAAGTTGTTTTTCCACTACAAAGTGTTGTGAAAGTTTCTAAGATTCAAGTAAAGAACTTTGCAAAGAGACTTGTGAAGGAAGTTGTTCCATTTACTAGGCATTCGGTGCGTCATCTCGCGAACCGATACGTGACAAATGTCTAGGCGACATGCCTCCATTTGGTTGCATGGAGCGGTAGTTGGGGTTGAACGTGACCGTTAGTGTTGTGGTGATCCCGATGGACACAGTACATGTGGATACAGAGCCTAATAGTCAAAGTTAATAGCTACCATAGTTCAAAACATGTAACAATCAGCACAAGAGTCCATAatcatttaattcataaaacatGGATAATTGTTATATAACATTAACTAACAACCACAACAACTTATTATGCACTTTACTCACCACCGATGCATAATCAATAAGTACATGTAAGCTCTTAAATTTAGGTTTGAAGGTTCAATATTAAAATCTCTTATCTAACAGATTAGCTAAAAATTATTCCTTAGGTGATGGTCAAATTTTTCTAATCGAAGAGTTTCTAAATAgtaggaaaattttaataacttgatttaataaaattgctaatgACTATTATCCAAAAATTCTCTTAAATTAACTTATGAGATTGAAACCAATTCAACATTAATGAGAAAATTTCGCAAACTAAATCCtcgattaaaaaaaactccaattaaaaataaattattttgagcccaaaaattataagaaaaacacatccaaaatctaaaacttattaaaagtggctaaaaaaaatactaaaatcaACTTGGATTTGGAGGATGAAGACGCGATCGGCTGGGCAAGGGAAAGCAGCTCGGGCGGAAGAGGCGTACGGCTGGCTTAGATGGAAGGGGCTCGACTCATGCTAGGGGAGCTGAAGGCGCGACTCAAGGTCGGCGGAAGGGCGTGCGGCTCACGGCTCGGATGGAAGGGCGTGCGGCTCACGGCTCGGATGGAAGGGCGTGGCTCACATCTCAAGCCCAAGGGACACGCGGCTCGCAAGCGGCAGAAGGACGTGCGGTTTACGGCTCGATTGAAATGAGCTCGGCTTACGCATTGGGCTCACGGTTCGGGCGGAAGTGGCGCGCAGCTCACGGCTCGGGCGGAAGTGGCGCGCAGCTCACGGCTCGGAATCTGAAGGGGATTGGCTGAAGGGAAGGATGCGGCTGGGCGACTTGGTCTGAGCAGCGCGAGACGGAAGATTGCTCGTGTTTTGAAACTTCAGATTATTGACTTCAGATCAAACCTGAGTGAGGAAAGAGCATTTTTatcgtttttttctttcttcttcggTGGACTCCTCAAATGGAGGTCACTCGCCGATAGTGGGATTACTCGCTCCGTTCATCTTTCCGGCGAGAAGGGATGAAAATCCGACGATATATAGTGATATAAAACGAGGAAAGAGGCAAAAGCTAGTTTCTGTTTCAATAAACGAGCTTGGAAGTTCGAAATGAGCCTCAACATCAATGCTATCTTCCGTTAGCCGCATCACCTTGTTTCACCCTCTGGCTGTTTTTCGAGGTATTTGATTCAACTAATTGAGTTgggaatttcaattttcttcaggTTCTTGTATTCTTATCTTCGAAGGATGTAAATCGAAGTCCGTTAAGCTGGGGCATTTCGTTTTCTATTGACCTTTCGATGTGCTTCTTCGTATCTATTTCTTGATTTCACGTGTTTTTCCTGTTGGACTAAAGACAATTGAAGTTTTTAGAAGCATGTATATAGATTCAATACTAAAATTTAGTGCTCGGGAATTGGAGGAAACTGAGCAATACTTCGACTTTATCCGCATTAGTATGAAGGGTGGGGGATATGGACATTAAAGTTGACTCTCACCTTATAGCCAACACTCAGATTACATTATTAACTACCATGGCTATGGGTAATGAAGTTTTTTAGAATCTGAGAGTAGGTGAACATGGATTGAGAGATGTTTACTCCTCTTTCCATTGAGAGTgttcttcacttttttcttagtatagctctttttaaaaaaagctcCCATGAAAGATGCGGCTTCTTCCGGCTGTGGACACATTGTCTACAAAGATTGtagtaacaatttttttaaaaaaaattaaacatggaTATGTGAGTCAGTTTCTACTTAGTAAACTATGATCATGCATCTGGATAGCGATACTCATATTTTGTTTCCATCAACAGATCTACAGTCTTGTAGTACATTCAGAACTTGATTCATTAAATCTAATGAACTTTTAATATACGCTAGCCTTCTAGGTAATATCTAAATTCAAGTTCCCTGATGTAAAACAGTGGAACAGTAAGATGTATATCACAATGTAACTTTTTTCTGCTTCCTCAAAAATTTGATACCCACAGAACCTGTTCCTTGTGAATTCTCAGGGATCTTTCGTAAAGCAATATTTATGTTGAATGTTATATTTTGCCCATGGATATAGACCTTGAGCTTCCATCCAGTGATCATGAAAGGTTAGATGTAATTCAGAGTCGAAATGATGGCGTGAATGTGTTTCAAGCAAATGGCCAGGGAAAGTATGCAAATTCTTTTGCAAGGGCTGAGCACCATGAGGAAATGTCCATACCAAATGCCAAAAAAAGTAGTGGTGAGGATCGGATGGACATCATTAACTTTGAAACAGACTTTAGAATAGGTCCGTTTGAACCAAAAAATGGTTTGGAGTTTGAGTCGAAGGAAGAAGCGTATTCTTTTTATAGAGAATATGCTAGATCTGTGGGATTTGGCATCACTATAAAAGCAAGTAGGCGCTCAAAGAAATCTGGAAAGTTTATTGACATTAAAATTGCATGCTCTAGATTTGGAAGCAAGCGAGAGTCTACTACGACTGTCAACCCTAGACCATGTATGAAGACAGGTTGCAATGCTAGCATGCATATTAAGAAGAGGGAAGATGGAAAATGGTTTGTACATGGTTTTACAAGAGAGCATAACCATGAGATTTGTCCTGATGACTTCCATCATGCTATGAAGGGAAGGAATAAAAAACCAGATATTGCCATTTCTGAGAAAAAGGGTCTGCAATTGGCTTTAGATGAGGGAGATGTCCTATTGATGCTTGAACATTTTATGCATATGCAGGAAACAAATCCCAATTTCTTCTATGCCATACATTTCAACCAAGAAAAACAACTGAGAACTGTTTTGTGGGTGGATGCAAAAGCGAGGCACGATTACCAGAATTTCAGTGatgtcattttctttgatACTTACTACTTAACTAATGGATACAAAGTTCCTTTTGTTCCTATTGTTGGAGTTAACCATCATTTTCAGTATATCTTGTTTGGAGGTGCACTGATTGGTGATATGGCTACTTCAAGTTTTATTTGGTTAATGAAGACATGGCTCAAAGCAGTGGGTGGGCGAGCACCCAGAGTTGTCTTAACTGATCAAGAATTATCTTTGAAAGAATCAGTGTCCGATGTATTTCCCAATACACTCCACCTTTTCTCTTTATGGCATATATTGAGAAGAGTTCCTGAAAAACTAGGAAGGACTATAAATCAGAATGGCGGTTTTATAGAAACCCTTAATAAGTGCATTTATAGATCTTGGACAgataaagaatttgaaaagagaTGGTGGGAAATGATAGACAAATTCCAAATAAGGGACGACGAATGGCTTCAGTTACTGTTTGATGATCGTAAGAAGTGGGTGCCAACGTATGTGAAGAATTACTTTTTAGCTGGAATGTCTACACTTGAACGATCTGGGAGTGTGATCTCTTTTTTTGATAAGTATATATGTAAAGAAACTTCATTCAAGGAGTTCATTAAACATTCTgagatatttttcaaagacATGCTTGAGCTGGAAGCTAATGCTGATTTTGAAACTCGGCACCAAAAACCTATCTTAAAGTCGCTCTTTACTTTTGAGAAACAAATGGCCACGATGTACACAACGACTATGTTTAAGAAATTCCAGTTACAGATATTGGGAGCAGCTTCATGTCAAGTGCACAAACAGACAGAAAATGGAGCTACTGTAACGTACCATATTCATGATCTGGAAGAGCACCAGGATTTCCTGGTAGCTTGGAATAAAACAGAAATGGATATATGTTGTTTATGCCGTTCTTTTGAGTACCAAGGCATCCTTTGCAGACATGCTATCCTTGTTTTTCAGATTTTGGGACTAACTAGCATCccacacaaatatattttgaaacgTTGGACAAGAAGTGCAAAGGTCAGGATTAGTGAATCATCAAACCGACTTCATTACCGAGTACAGCGTTTCAACAACCTCTGTAAACAAGCCATTAAATTGGGTGAACTAGGCTCTTTATCTCAAGAAACCTATGATATTGCTAGTGAAGCTTTCGATGAAGTACTGAAACAATGTGCTTTTGCAAAAAATTCTACCAAGAGCTTTGTAGAAACAAATACCTTGGGTTCTGTTGGTTTTGTTGACGATGAAGAAAATCAAGGTGAATATATGGCCAAGTCATCGGGGAAAAGACAAATGAGTAAAAAAGGCAAGGTGAGTCGGCACCTGTTTTTGACTGGAGAGCACTGTAAAATCTCCTgagataaaagaatattagTAGTACTAAAAATCTGTATGGTCTCCTGTTTCTACCTTTCAGGTGATCAAGCAGGCACGGTACAAATCGTCAGAGGTGGTATGTTCTATCCATTTGTGCTAGAGATGGTGCAAACTGCAGTcattgagatttgaaaatagtaTTATTCTTACAATTTCTCTTCAATGGTGGTACCTGTACATCCATGCAGGAGGTGGATTCGGGAGCCGCTGCACTTCATTGTTTCCATGGCTCCCTGCCGGGATCAGTACGATGACATCTTTGAAGTACatatcttctatttttttttaatgaagttCTCAAATATTAGGCTTTACAGGGTCAGTCGAACACAAATTCTCCTTTCTGTGATGGACCTGAAGATTATTATAGTCATCAGGCTATGCACAATTTGGTAAGCTTGACGATACTTAGGATCATAATGTTCTTGAAGACATAAGAACCACACTTGACTCTAATTTTTCAGGATTATTCTCCTTCAGTCGTAGCTCATGTTGGACCATGTAGTGACGGACAAACTATGCAGGTACTGGTCTTTGATTCAATAAATCCATGCTAGATCATTATGGAACTTGGTTCAACACatgaactttatatatttgtttttttcagtCCCAAGGACAGCTTCATTGAAGAACGAGGGCATTTTAATCAGGTCGAGGATAATCTGCAAGATGTGGTATGTCTTTGGTTATGTGTGCTTCTTGACAATTACATCTCGGATTCTCCTTTTGTGAGGATGTAATTCTTGTTGTTGTAGGAACAGCCTGATGATGCCTCGATCCAAACTCACATTCACAATAACCAGGCATATTCGAGATAGGTGCCTGTCTGGACAGCTGAAACAAGAACAAACAGGGGCAACCTTAACACATTAAACGAGTTTGCAGTTGTAAAGTTTCGGGTATGATCTAAACGTCAGTTCATGTTTTGTTCTCATATTCTTCCATTTTGTTTGGTCTTATGTTCTTAGTTCTAGAAAATATGTCCCAGGAACTAACAGAACTAATATTTAACGGCTTGTGCAGGCAAAgcattttttctctcttttagtttctattatAGGATTAATAATTTACTATGGGAATAGTTTGTTCGTGAGTAATAACTGTATATTCCATCTAAACAAGACTTTTGATTGAATGAaataggttttatttttttaaaagaaaggaaagaaatcaAGAGtatcagaaaaataaaaaaaaagcttaaatGAAGCTTGTAAACTTactttttccttgttttatTAGCCActtctaaaaaaagttataaaatatcgataaaagaaagttattaaatttagttcaaaTTTGCATATGTTTTCAAGGAATGTGAAAAATCCACCAAAAATTTGTGAAgtaacaagaaaaatgaaattgtctTTAAATGGGACTTTAATAGGGTCCTCTTGACTTGTAACTTTTCTATGTTccaatttttaacttttagagGTAAGACcagaaaaatagcaaatttaaagttttactttgggtgaataaaaaaaaaaaaaaaaaaaactatttcaatGGTTAAtatgacaataaaaaaatagaaaaaaattactacGAAATTGCCATACTCtagtagaaaaaaaactcacattcCAAATACAATCCTTCTAGCAAAACCCTAATCATCCCTAATTCCTTGTTCTCAAATCCCAAAATTTCCTTCCAAACTTCTTCATCTCCATGCCCATCTCAAGCTTTTCGTCTCAATAAAATACCAGATGATGGATTCTCGGCAAGACTAGTGATCCACAATGTCGTTCACAAAACATCCACCAACACAATGGTATCCTACCTCAATTCGCCAAACTTCATCATGCTATCCATCCGTATCTGCTCAATTGTAAACTAGGAGTACTTTGAAAGCGAATCCAGAACCAATTTTATGGTGCTCTTCGGTAGCAAGTAGATGGACTTGTCAACAGACTTGTCGATG
This is a stretch of genomic DNA from Cucumis sativus cultivar 9930 chromosome 4, Cucumber_9930_V3, whole genome shotgun sequence. It encodes these proteins:
- the LOC101220527 gene encoding protein FAR1-RELATED SEQUENCE 2 isoform X2, whose protein sequence is MDIDLELPSSDHERLDVIQSRNDGVNVFQANGQGKYANSFARAEHHEEMSIPNAKKSSGEDRMDIINFETDFRIGPFEPKNGLEFESKEEAYSFYREYARSVGFGITIKASRRSKKSGKFIDIKIACSRFGSKRESTTTVNPRPCMKTGCNASMHIKKREDGKWFVHGFTREHNHEICPDDFHHAMKGRNKKPDIAISEKKGLQLALDEGDVLLMLEHFMHMQETNPNFFYAIHFNQEKQLRTVLWVDAKARHDYQNFSDVIFFDTYYLTNGYKVPFVPIVGVNHHFQYILFGGALIGDMATSSFIWLMKTWLKAVGGRAPRVVLTDQELSLKESVSDVFPNTLHLFSLWHILRRVPEKLGRTINQNGGFIETLNKCIYRSWTDKEFEKRWWEMIDKFQIRDDEWLQLLFDDRKKWVPTYVKNYFLAGMSTLERSGSVISFFDKYICKETSFKEFIKHSEIFFKDMLELEANADFETRHQKPILKSLFTFEKQMATMYTTTMFKKFQLQILGAASCQVHKQTENGATVTYHIHDLEEHQDFLVAWNKTEMDICCLCRSFEYQGILCRHAILVFQILGLTSIPHKYILKRWTRSAKVRISESSNRLHYRVQRFNNLCKQAIKLGELGSLSQETYDIASEAFDEVLKQCAFAKNSTKSFVETNTLGSVGFVDDEENQGEYMAKSSGKRQMSKKGKVIKQARYKSSEEVDSGAAALHCFHGSLPGSGQSNTNSPFCDGPEDYYSHQAMHNLDYSPSVVAHVGPCSDGQTMQSQGQLH
- the LOC101220527 gene encoding protein FAR1-RELATED SEQUENCE 2 isoform X1, coding for MDIDLELPSSDHERLDVIQSRNDGVNVFQANGQGKYANSFARAEHHEEMSIPNAKKSSGEDRMDIINFETDFRIGPFEPKNGLEFESKEEAYSFYREYARSVGFGITIKASRRSKKSGKFIDIKIACSRFGSKRESTTTVNPRPCMKTGCNASMHIKKREDGKWFVHGFTREHNHEICPDDFHHAMKGRNKKPDIAISEKKGLQLALDEGDVLLMLEHFMHMQETNPNFFYAIHFNQEKQLRTVLWVDAKARHDYQNFSDVIFFDTYYLTNGYKVPFVPIVGVNHHFQYILFGGALIGDMATSSFIWLMKTWLKAVGGRAPRVVLTDQELSLKESVSDVFPNTLHLFSLWHILRRVPEKLGRTINQNGGFIETLNKCIYRSWTDKEFEKRWWEMIDKFQIRDDEWLQLLFDDRKKWVPTYVKNYFLAGMSTLERSGSVISFFDKYICKETSFKEFIKHSEIFFKDMLELEANADFETRHQKPILKSLFTFEKQMATMYTTTMFKKFQLQILGAASCQVHKQTENGATVTYHIHDLEEHQDFLVAWNKTEMDICCLCRSFEYQGILCRHAILVFQILGLTSIPHKYILKRWTRSAKVRISESSNRLHYRVQRFNNLCKQAIKLGELGSLSQETYDIASEAFDEVLKQCAFAKNSTKSFVETNTLGSVGFVDDEENQGEYMAKSSGKRQMSKKGKVIKQARYKSSEVEVDSGAAALHCFHGSLPGSGQSNTNSPFCDGPEDYYSHQAMHNLDYSPSVVAHVGPCSDGQTMQSQGQLH